The segment aatcaatgtgTGAGACATTATCAGTATTGTAacatacttttaattaatatacatatatttcttactattcatatgtctgtatttatttgtaatcGATATGTTCACGTACAACATGTATTTAATCATGTAAATGTAGTTTTACGTATGATATAAATCCACCTCTACTGGGAGAAAATGGTCTCCCGGTTAGGCTGCCCTAGGGTCATCTCTGGACtctagtttgtgtgtgtgtggacccTGAGGCAGCATGAGTGGtattatgttttaagaaaatccctagctttattatatttaacattatggCATTGTTGTAATTTACTAACTCATTGTTACATTGATCATCATACAATATGAATACTGTATAacctatatatttaaatgtaaactaTGACAATATTACTCTGACATGCAATGAAATTTATGTATTCAATGAATGTACATCTAAATTAGTTAATATGTACCCTGCGTGGTACTTTAGTaaaaactttgttatatattgAGGGAGCTTAGTCAGGGTCCCATCCCTGGCAGCTGCCCTATTATATTagttagttattttaaaattgttatagaGTAGGCTCtgggaaataaatgaataatatatataaaaaaaaaaaaaaaatcgtccgGCATCGGagatgcacaagccgagttgcgcaaggaatgggcatagagggaaccggcagaaaagtttgcaagaattatcaagcagggagcaaaattttgcgtacataaatttcagccgacttaaatcctttgtgaccttgacctttaacccttgaccaaaatcaataggcttctttgtctcatcaagggcgataatccatctaagtttaattgagatcctataatttgttaaaaaattatagtgcagaaaacaaaattttctccaaattacagtctatttatagccagtgaccttgacctttgacgtagtgaccccagaatcgataggcttcctggtcttactgagggtgacaatccatctaagtttgattgagatcgtatgattcgttcaagaggtatggtgcggaaaacaaaattttctccaaatttcagtctatttatagccaccttgacctttgacctagggaccccagaatcgataggcttcctcatcttactgagggtgacaatccatctaagtttgaatgagatcctataatttgctcaagagctatggtgcggaaatgaaacgttgatgcgtgcccgcctgcccgcccaaaggcacttcatcagatcataagccgagttcgacttcatcgcaactccgctaaaaatgaaacactagtcaaacaagaggtactgtgagcaatgctcactaagaataccccccgcttaccccaatctcccaaagggtgttggtaataggtataaactacctcttttctgagtgtaaaaaacaaatggcatgacaaaccgaaccatattgctacttcgatgtccagtgcgcgtgacctttgaccttttgaccccaaaatcaatagggaacatcttcatcccatgggtagtccatatgtatgatatggtgactgtaggtggaaaggataacgctttagagcccggaaaccatattgctacttcgatgtccagtgtacttgaccttttgaccccaaaatcaatagggaacatcttcatcccatgggtagtccatatgtatgatatggtgactgtaggtggaaaggataacgctttagagtccggaaaccatattgctacttcgatgtccagtgcgcttgacctttgaccgtaaaatcgatagggaacatcttcatcccatgggtagtccatatgtatgatatggtgacggtaggtggaaaggataatgctttagagttcggaaaccattgcgtctacagacggacggacggacagacagacggacaacccgattccagtataacccccccccccccccccaacttgttgcggggggtataataatgttatttattgccaaggtatttgggatattatactgtggctcaaacagggggtgaatgaacctgacagtatgggaagcatatagtggaatcagacttgtgatgctggaaatctatagtgattaataaactatacatgtacaagatccataactattttttttttcagtttgtgagggagaatcctcatgtctctttcatctgtagacaaataaactgtagacaaataaacaatgtgttttgaccagagcaatttccaatcctttttgcagcataaattcaacattgtggcaactgggttaaactttgatagtgaagtaatacatggcagcaccttatcccatgctcttaaaatttctgtttgacacacactcatgacatccactcaaacattacagagtgcagcaaaatcccattgtaataggggattcaaaatggataactggtacaaaatatggtacatactattcgaaaaggataatgaatttgacatattgatgttttggaaaaggaaattctgacatcggggctctaagcgttttcaaacattgtcatttgataaaagtgttctacatttttaaaaatagagattaatatgtctttacatacataggtgagaaagtttccattattcctagccgagacataccatgtatgcgcaaaaaattcataaacaaatatcaaaatactcacgtagaaaatgtggaccttaccgtcatcaagcgcagcgaaacactccatttcgagattttcgccgacgaaagctcggtaacagtaatgaataaggtacactcattttgtatctattttgtgactttctttattaaaaggaacagttctctaatgtgtaacgtgcaattactacgtaattcaataacttgaagcatgaagcagtttcactttgcaaccggatataagaaattttatttcgtattccgatcccgatcgaaagttgttgactgggaatgacgtgttttaattcaatatacatgtaacatcaagcattttttttttatatcacattaaaaaaaaaaaccaaatatatacacatacacaatgttgtagagttatttcttgtaaattttctgaggtttcgcaccatattcgatatttcgcgccacggtgtcaataggtcttgtgtgcagttgtcgttcgtttccctatcaatgtttataggtgacgctgcgctacaaacgacaattttcaaccttatcttttatttttctatgtatatcagtatcaatttgatcgaaatcttgtattcaaattgatttgaatacaatatcattgcatttacttacatgtcaattatcaaaattagattaattcagaaaagttacatggattatttaatggcggatgtttataaaagtttatgttgatttacctaggagtaaatcagctgacacagaacccccgctgacgaccactatacaaatcaatacaaattactgcgcagaaaagtgcgtgatgacccagggagattgaacatagttcaactcccaaatatgtgcatgtttttacttcgtgaatgcaagcgtgcataattttccaaactgcaactcggcgacacgcatctttgatgcgttttaccgatttttaaagaaaagaaatgtgCAATGTTGGTTTACTGAAACCTTTTCATTTAATATTATAACTTGGATGTTCAAAAATCAAAATGGTAAACTTTGTAAATTACcatttgaaacattatatatacttaACCAAATGTAAACGAAATTGTCTgtcattgaaaaaatttaaagcCATCTGGACTAATGTATACAAAGtagaaaaacaaattgcaaGGAAAAGTAGTTATACAGATcagtttgaaaagaaatggaatttATTTGATTAACCAAGTATAAATTAAACCATGTTAGAACAAAAATATCCCAAAATGCTTCCTTTTTAgtgttacatttatatacatttgttataattttctttttcttattaAGAAATGAGGTaaatcaatattcaatcaatagttTGTGTAAAGTAGTTTCTTTAACAACCTTGGTATTACAACATACATGCGATTGTTTCTTTCTTTACTTCTAGCCTTTGTTTAgtatgaatgtacatgtatgtccgtGTGAATGAAAGAGTTACAATTCTTAAAACCCTGTACCCCTTGGTCAGGTTGGGTTGTGTAAAAGCCTGACATATACCTGAgtaaatattgtatacaaaaacaaaatttcccAGAAAGCTACAGATCTCCAGCTATGAAAGTCTCAGATGGATGCATACATTCcaatagaaatacatgtaatttgttatGCACTtcaagaagaaagaaaattaatatGATAGTGggagttttttgttgtttttttattattatttttttgttggcTAAATGAAACATCAAGTGTTCTCAATAggtttatttcaaaatacacaCACAGAACATAAACAGAACTAACAAAGGTGTTTtatgtttttctttgaaatattaaCAACACTAaccataaaattattttgatttatttctaaaacgAGATAAGACATTTAAATGACAGAATCGGTTGCAATCTCATGTTTCTTGTTGACAGTTTGCCAGCACATTTTCAAACTCTCCACCTACGTAAAAACAATAGGGGTAATAATTCAAAGGCAAACCAAGGACAAAATAATGTGTAAAGTAATTAGAAAATGCGTCAAAGAAATGTTGACTATTCAAcctgtttttcttttaaattgcacAATCCATCACTATTATTTTACCCCTATGATCTCCCGATTGCTCAGTTTCCACATCTACACTGGCTGTTGATGCACTTCCAGTCTGTGCTACAATCATAGGAGTGTCTATCGCAGTCTCCTTTATCCAAACACCCTGCAACAAGAAATGCTGAGTTTAGGAGATTTGTATCAAAACGTCAACTGTTTCCTCCTAACTGATGcaattttcatgaatgtttGACAACAAAAGCTACACTGTACCTAGTACCTAAGGTGCACTATCAACAGTATTTCAAATTCCTTTGAATTTCAGAGACCCTCGTTACTAATAGTAATTCATTGGATAGAAGTTACAGGTTGCAAGAGAGCTCTTTTCTGTACCATCTTTACAAGTTAACACACTTCATCAGAATGTGAAATAGTTGGAATTGGTATTATCATGAAAGTAATGTATACAAATTGTAAAACTCTAGTGTCTACATGTAAAAAGATTTCAATCTATACTGTAAACCAACCTTGTCGTCGCGAATATTTCTCGCTGCGAACCTAGTCTTGTGATGTCTCATACTTGTTTAAGATTATATTGGTTGCGAAAATCAGTCGCCGCGAACCAGTTTATttgcaatttaattaaaatcatatgTTCAGAAGTACTAGTAACCGGAACCCGTAAAGTTGATTTTGAATAGACTAGCTAGATTGCGAAATAAAGTCgtcgcgaataaaagttggtttacaattgtttaaaaattatttttggcAAACTCTTAAATCTCTGCCCGCGGTGTATCTAAACAGAGGCATCCGTATTTAGACTCTTTTTGACACttacatgatatatatatagcaaaTGTACACAGATATTCCTAGATACTAAAGCATTCATGTTCACCTGGTACACATTTTCGTAGGTCAAATAGATACATAAAGATTACATCACCCCTTGAATTCTTCTGTTGCTATGGCAAAGaatgatgtaaaactttcaaGATTTTGCTTTTGTATTAATGAGGAAAATGTCTTTGAAATATGATAGGAAAGTGACTTACTTCCAATTATTCcgataagtaaaaaaaaaacaagacaaTGTGTTGTTTCTGACGCATATTGTGTCGTACATGTCGAAGTTTCATGTAAAACACAGCACAACAACAACGAGAAAGGATATCGAAAATACTCAAGTTCTCTTCCAGCAATGTCCGATATCATCCTACTTAATAGATTCCGTTTTTTAGTTTTCAAAGATAACTAAATGTAATCTGTAACGTTCTATGATTCTTAAAATTGTATAGAACCAGTAACTGATTAAAAACCCGTTTAATAACGGATTTCGCTATAACTTACGTATGTTGTATGGTGGCGGTGAACAGGTGCATATACCATGAACACATTCCAGGTTAGTGTGGTGGTTACACACGGTGTCTATACAGCTAGAGAGTATCTGGCAGTCCTCTGTTTTAAGAATACCTAAAAGCATTTTGGCTCTACATTTAAATGAATCATCTTTCATTGAATTTGGACCTCACATcataattttatacatgtattcaaagaGCAATTTCAACTCACTCTGCAATGATTTTATGAACAACTATAGGCAGCGTGTCTCTCAAAGTTAATGCATTACAACCGGTACAAACACGCATAATAATAAGCAGAACTAAACgtgttttgtttcttttataaTTTTGATTGTGAACATAGAACTCAATTGTAAGATACAATACCAACAAAAAATGCAGCAACTACAAAAACGCACAGTTGGAGCCTCATCTTTGTTATGACAATcgctgaaatatataattacagtgtatataccaCATATGATAGAAttaaaagaatgaaaaatatatacaagttaTCTTTGAGACACTTACCAAGCTCTGGCTGGTCCCGATATAGTAAAAGCTGAAATTCGATCGCTGTCCACGAAATTAATCGGTATCTAGGTGAGAAAGCACTTCTTGATTGGTCTCGGAGAAAGGTCATATTAAACTTGATAAGGCGATCTTTCATTCAGTGATAAACGGTGTTTGAACTTTTACTGCACTCTCTGTGACGACTTCATCATGAAGATATCAACAGCAGCTCtttttatttctcttattgGTGAGTATATTTTactgatatttgaaaatttactttctATCACATACAACAGAAGTATTTCTTTTCAACTCTTATTTTAGATTTTGTAGCATGTTTGCGCGTGGAACTACCACTCTTAATATAATTATACGAATCTTTAAATATTAGCACAATAGTTTATAAATATGACAAGTTACAGTTTATATCTCAAACAgatattgtttaatttgtacAGGGATTATCGCTGGAGAATCCTGTGTTAGCAAGTTTGAATGTATTGATGTAGGATGTACACACCACACCACTCTAGTTTGCGAGAACAACCTGTGTACCTGTACACCAATAACAGATGTATACAGTGAGTTTATAAGTCATTTTATAACTCACGACTAATTCtttgtgtaaaactttgttatatAAAGGTACCTGTTGTCCACATTGTTTTTGTTGACAAAAACTAAGAAGGGAAAATAGAATACTAAGTGTCACAAATCTTTCCTCTTTTAGGATGTTTGACCCCAGGGGACTGTAAAAGACACACTCATGTATGTTACACGGAGTGGCAATGCATTCAGGAAAAATGTCGTTGtcgttgatttttaaaatccacGTGGTTTTCATTTGGTCATCTGTTTCCCTTGTACATGCAaattaaatcaattttgaagaaattgtgTGTTTATAGTTTTGTTAAAATCGGCATGGCATTAAGACATGTagcaacaagagtaccgcaaacggtacaatataagcccgtcggacagtgaaattcaacctggaagcatattgtgcactctgaattgatacaacacacattctgaatacaaaagccttaaagtgggtcatggtgcaccaattcatccgacatgtgaactgattatgtatttctctgagagtgaggttgtgacaaaatgtctgTGCAATATCTATAACATCATTAGAGCTACTTTTAGCCCCAAAGTAGGTCATATTGCAccaatgtgaactgattatgtacttctctgagagggaggttgtgactaaatttcagagcaataatACCCGTGACCATGCCcccaaaaatctggaaaactgtttgaccatACTTCTACCCCTAGAGTACTGAAGGTCATAGtccgccaatccagctgaaattgTCCTcttccgagaggaagcctttgactaaatatcaaggcaatatctgtatcgTTAATGAAAAATCCCAGAAACCTGTTTTACCTATTTTAAGTCTAAAAGTAGGTAAAtaatggaccaatccagctgagatgcaaactgaacttgtattcctctagAAGGAAGCTTGTGCCTAAATTTCAgcgcaatatctgtattcgtaatgattgattgaatagtttttaacgtcccactcgagagtctcttcactcatatggagacgtcaccactgctggtgaaggactgcaaaatttaggcctatgctcggcgcttatggcctttgagcaaggagggatttttatcgtgccacacctgctgtgacacgggacctcggtttttgccgtctcatccgaaggactgccccatttagtcgactcttacgacaagcaaggagtaccgaggacctattctaacccagatcctcaCGGGATCATattcgtaatgaaaaaaagcctggaaaactgcttgacctatttttagcccacAAGTCGGTCAAGGACGGAGCGATCCAGCTGAAATTCAAACTGAACGTGTATTCCTCCAAGTGGAAGCATGCCActaaatttcaggacaatatctgtatctataatgaaaaaaaagcccggaaaactgtttgacctacctttAGTCCTAAAGATGATCACGGACGAACGgactaatccagctgaaatgcaaattgggcttgtattcctctgaaaggaagcttatgtgtaaatttcagggcaatatatgtatctgtaacgaaaaaattcggaaaactgtttgacctatattGTAcgtatagccctaaagtaggtcaaggttgGACCCATCCAGAtaaaatgcaaactcactctcacaattcttgagggagaaatagcgaccaaatttcaaagttgtacatgcttCTGCTACggaaaaagtccggaaaataTTACCCTGGACGAACGGACAGCCAGCCCTACGCACGGGCAGCGCCacaacataatacgtcccgtctaatgacgggtgtctaatcaaagtactgaaggtACTGAAACGAGGTGACGTTTGGCAGTGAATGGCATGGATTCTAATGCAAGATCGAATTAAATGAAGGATATAATATGTTGGATGGTATTATTTGTAATCCAGAAGCATATGTTATACCTTCAATTTGAGGTAATGAAATGTGTTAACTGTTGAAACATTCTAAAACTGAGTAGCAAGCATAATTAAGCTATATGTGAggaagaggcccataggccacaatgCACATCTGACCTACCAAGGATGTGCTTAGTaggaagatttttttaaaatgtggtCCCATCTAACCCCTTGGAGTCGTAACTaagacaaacttgaatctagaCTAACTAAGGATGCTtccatatcaatatttttaatgatgcctgtgttgttcttgagaagatttttttttaaaatcctatatatttcattgtaaagtattgatccccaattgttggCATACCCTACCCCTGTGGGTTATTActtgaacatacttgaatcaACACTGAAACGAAGGTTTCACATAAGTTACAGTGTTTTTTACTCTGTGGTTGTTGTtgagatttgtaaaaaaaaaaatgtgacaaAATTTTCACTAATTCTTGGGTATTTCCGCTTAAAAGAGttcatatgaacaaaattgATTGTATTTCCCCTGCATAAACTGGTAAAGCAGACACATGGCCTGTCTTGCATGCTTGTATAAAACATCACCTTTtcgagaac is part of the Ostrea edulis chromosome 2, xbOstEdul1.1, whole genome shotgun sequence genome and harbors:
- the LOC130051741 gene encoding serine protease inhibitor Cvsi-2-like — protein: MKDRLIKFNMTFLRDQSRSAFSPRYRLISWTAIEFQLLLYRDQPELAIVITKMRLQLCVFVVAAFFVGILKTEDCQILSSCIDTVCNHHTNLECVHGICTCSPPPYNIRCLDKGDCDRHSYDCSTDWKCINSQCRCGN
- the LOC130051742 gene encoding serine protease inhibitor Cvsi-2-like, whose translation is MKISTAALFISLIGIIAGESCVSKFECIDVGCTHHTTLVCENNLCTCTPITDVYRCLTPGDCKRHTHVCYTEWQCIQEKCRCR